In Candidatus Syntrophoarchaeum caldarius, the genomic window GAGCATAGTCGTCTCAACAGAGCTTGAAAACGGTAGAATTCCAGAATGGTGGGTTTCACACATAAAGAATAATGAAAAATCAAGAATGAATGTAAAGGGCTACCTGGTCTTCGACCTCAAAATTACAGAATTTAAGTATCCCATCGAGCTATCAAATCCAGTAAAAACGGACATACTGGCTGGATTAAGCTCAGACACACCACAGAAGATTAATGCTGGCCCCATCACTTTAACGATCAACTCGATTGAATCCCACTGGGGAGAAGTCAGCAAAGATTACACCGAAATCATAACCTTGGCCACAATCCACAATGACAATTTGATTCCAGTAGCGATAACGAAGCTCAACTACCTGGTTGAGATGAACGGAATTAAGATTGGTGAAGGCTCGAGTGATGTAGCGACAATCATACAGCCAAAATCCGGGGCAACACTCACGTTTGCTACGAAACTCGACAACAAAATGCTTGACGAGTGGTGGGTCAGCCATATAAAGAATGGAGAGAGGACAAAAGTCAAAATCGTTTTACAACCGGTGATTGAAGTCGCTGGTGAGAGATTCAGGTTCACCTTGGCTGAGAAGGAGTCAGAGCTTACAACTAACCTGCTTGGTGGTTAGATTGATGAGAACTTTGATTTACCCCCCTCCCCACCGGTCAGAAAATAAGTGCCACTGACATAGAATCCCCTCCTCAATCCCCCTCTCTTACCCTGTTTTCCCCCTCCTGATGCGTAAGGTGAATAGCATCTTCACTGCAGGCTTTCTGAAAGCCTTTACGCAAAAGCCCATCTTCGATAGGGCGATTCCGATCGAAGATCGGAAATATCCAGCCGAAGGCTGGAAGTCCAGCTGGAGCGTAGCGGAATGCTGGACATTTGAGGATGAACTTTGTGAAAGCTCATACCGTGTGGGGATATGGTGTGCCTACATTGCATCCCACACACCCTCTTCCTGCCATCTTCTGAACCTTCTCCATGCGGTGACATAAGATCCATATTCTCCTGGCATATCCATCCATTTACATCCTGTTGTGAGGACATAAAAGATGCTGTTGAGCGTTTTCCTGTCATCTGCTCTCGGTCTTCCTGTTGGAGCGGGTGGTGGAAGGAGTGGTTCGATAAGCTCCCATTCCTCATCAGTCAATTCCTCAAATTTCATATCATCCCCTCAGGATCTGTTAATTTGTTATTGGGGGGGGGTCTTATATAAATGTTTTGAAATGGGTTCAGAATTTTCTTCACCTCATTAACATATTCCTTCCCTGTATCGAGGTCAACCCCATATTCCCAGAGCTTGTAGTTTACTCTTTATTTTGCTCTCAGCTTCCTGGGTATATCTCTAGATTGTCTGGTGAGATGGTGATTCAGTAAAGCGATTGATTCAGTGTTACAATTTTTCTTCTTTTACCGTTTCTTAATGACTTTGCTCTTTCATATCTCTTTCCACAGTACTTTTTCACCTCCATTTCATTTATCTGTTCCAGAATGTGCTTTAGAATCATCTTCACACAGGGTGGGGTTGTATCCCTGCCCTTAAAAGTTTCCCCCACATTTGTTACGGGGCCAATATTTTGATTCCGATTCCATATATTATGATCTGTGGGTTGAATTTGTGTTGTGTTCATGACCATGAATGCTGAGTTAACGGCTCCGGTGATGGTTAAGCTTAAGTATCAATAAAATGGAAAGAGTTACATAAAGTAATGCATATAAGCGAATGGAGGTTGTAATCTATATGGAATGTAGAATAGATGTGATGGCTGCATTTGGAGAGGATTTAAAGCGCTTGGAGAAATATAGGGATAATAAAAAGTTATTTGATGAATATAAAAAAATGCGAGCGATATTGGGTAAATCAACAACATTAATAACTGATACAGATGAAATCAAAAGAATTCTTGGTGGAGATGAATTTATATCTTCAATTAAAAGAAATAAAAGGAAGTAAGTTAAATGGAAGCAGCAAAGATAGAACTGATCCAGGATTATTTGAACAAAGCATTTTATTTGATACATGAAATAGAAGAAGTGCGTAATTCGTGTTTTATCAGCCTCATTTGTATCGATTTACCCATAAATTATCCGTTGGTGTATAAGCTAAACAAAATTTTAAGAAGGATTGGAAAAATCGATAAATTAGATCTGTTAATCGAATCTGGAGGAGGGGACATTGATGCAACAGCTAAAATCAACAGTATACTGAAGAAGAGATGTAAAGAGTTTACTGCGATAGTCCCCTTTGCTGCAAAGAGCGCGGCCACATTTTTAGCTCTTAGTGCAGATAACCTGATTATTTGTAAATCCGGTGAGTTGGGTCCTGTGGATCCTCAAGTGCGCCATCCTACCGCAGATATATGGATACCTGCTCATTCCATAAAGGAAGCATTGGAATTTGTTGAGGAAACTGAAG contains:
- a CDS encoding membrane protein NosY precursor: MNVKGYLVFDLKITEFKYPIELSNPVKTDILAGLSSDTPQKINAGPITLTINSIESHWGEVSKDYTEIITLATIHNDNLIPVAITKLNYLVEMNGIKIGEGSSDVATIIQPKSGATLTFATKLDNKMLDEWWVSHIKNGERTKVKIVLQPVIEVAGERFRFTLAEKESELTTNLLGG
- a CDS encoding transposase; this encodes MKFEELTDEEWELIEPLLPPPAPTGRPRADDRKTLNSIFYVLTTGCKWMDMPGEYGSYVTAWRRFRRWQEEGVWDAM
- a CDS encoding protein containing DUF114, which codes for MEAAKIELIQDYLNKAFYLIHEIEEVRNSCFISLICIDLPINYPLVYKLNKILRRIGKIDKLDLLIESGGGDIDATAKINSILKKRCKEFTAIVPFAAKSAATFLALSADNLIICKSGELGPVDPQVRHPTADIWIPAHSIKEALEFVEETEDPLVKLSMADKLDPLLMGAYMDATKAAEQYMEEVLDTLPDDKKENAIHTFTGKYRSHGYPIDEELCNKIGVITEKIEEDLEERICDLHEIYFDLAFRLKFEDGVLIIQSENLYEIEIDGENISSELDIEMIKETEEDS